In the Nerophis ophidion isolate RoL-2023_Sa linkage group LG19, RoL_Noph_v1.0, whole genome shotgun sequence genome, one interval contains:
- the LOC133538121 gene encoding telomere-associated protein RIF1-like has translation MMASAEPPSAFSIVPLLECLEDGAAGRPEQTDAYLTIANRLSGEEGRQFLPAVEKYFSRLGAAILAHVSSPHAELSQAALQALGFCLYHSHVVSQVSETLAADILSALCSVVSNSTEKNTCTRALWVISKQSFPTDVVGKKVPSILATLESIWSKGDVQSVVMEHEALNVIIRLLDQVPVQMGEATVCWAKLVIPLVVHSAPKVRLRAAAAMEMSLPLLLQKQMEVAAVMEPLMSTKLIPELQKLFISKNETNVLKLWSLFVKLLGKMLHRGGPFINSLLHLEELGFRSSSPTVKKIAFIAWKSLIDNFALNPDILCSTKRMKLLLQPLMSINVKTEALMLTKVEVWWYLVVQLGPNLFPHFDQVSVPLLQYTIGSDSSAQGTPARGAGQNGVAHPKTAGLNSSLRLSMNSSLQVPSAFPSIQLLGLEMLLHYFLGAEVVATAAKNKLVLTLEPLKHSLLSAACSFSKHAAVLISSIKDGFSNVGKEAPESLLALLWNHLVHFVSLSTESGSKKDRQGSEVLTQMLQTLESIIRSEALPADKVLILLEGTVKGISPRVLGSAAYQVGKMDVLNGTPALFLILLLFDSSMLAAYIEDARFYHCLKTLVGCGLSGPTSPLAFGEAVLGAINRSAACVQNKEHLLRMWSAMVGPLTDTITQSNEVNQGDALEHNFSAMHSALLFPVTHLLSGTPLEQASQKSMLSTWSKLYKVFARCSSLVVTAEENVCCEEFCAKMATTVDRETLMCPSSLMATSCILHVMVECVDFSPYSPHFQQKLKSPHTPGTWNKKKSKALGNLSTLEALLVQCLDAYLAGQEEVPSESTGTALLSILSALFTNLVLGQTVKEVLTSSIQPLAVLYQKTNGELPEFTSQILIKMEKLVSEILNCIQSCSTLAYDDDLLALLSPLLCVLFSHKNKQHRTAVTHFWNSTFANTISLTYPEKLRPILAQVKQKTPIILPGFEAISGPDDLSGQYSSESSQLETILSGVPIASTGKRDSLQGKSAVANDQSYIKTSKLVSTKLDFGSPKVPRREVLEEEASVDFVFIPPETKERVLTEHQKEVKRTKRVDIPAMYNTLDASLDTTVFTQYTQSQEDSVGQPPTEEAVAQETPEKGTESSEVSDIQRKDSQDFEAFEKKSEEEPEMIPESTDFSIEDDAKSDVIAEDTSAQPAKMTSPNTPVSGTPQKSSSGSRRQNFITLEKYAEGKPASPSTVSTFTGSRVKTSNSQEPSTNSDSLSPEASQKVSLQNSESVCEKTLKCPVSEIQESPRRPKEDGERLVKPVRLTERLTSDETVDEDVIPDTQTEDALMVNPAETFTSMDVTPSDLNADFIETLDDSQLSESLTSPSDTNMNSKETLVDLQSTISQSEQRRQSRRPSKHLLPEEEPVKSHMLSNRPNTRGKIASEKVTARLRKRSQRDSGSDKMNSPARSHKKVKLYSSSLEFLIKPENKSRSSRFQNSSQTYDQADSPSESSHSQRKSSRSRKSLTEPDENNMNAESVKKSKPAGLLSDTQSDSESQSQQRRRQSSKLLREPKEKGLAEPEPMSEKVPSQTALNPDSQSDSERCRQSSKSLLLSEEGDLQKPEKVSGQSDLQADTLNVSELQEQNDRPDKFVLEPKEESLNGHDTTSAKMSSQTDFKSDNQSNSESQTQNHLRKPSKLLQQILEKGYLKTESESGDFGTDLKIVSPQTDDQSQECDLVEQSKTTEGDSQIASSTCGEFQDAVSTPKGDLKMVEPEELSQDSQKIMPASTKTPTLKTCRRPSKASSEDSDKSELRTSYRKKNMFSSQENALSEARSEGRQRKSKVACSCTSESSQSLAGAASTESSPSRGRYSRRQSSTTESSESELSQTRKHPSLPTESRRKSRLSPNALKSLEKVGIKDSATPETLKTTKVEYGDLSKSLESSFYESPETLDISKERQIDNTEAEPETAQSPLIVSPRKKRSSRRVSGTKTHASLEEQQQLESEMINSEELPTQQSQEDMLCETSAADTPAPPSESQEKLQEERIAEVVEPVKDFDSSHHEDAVAPAVEEPNSSTVGLVQEEGSIVVDVEENSPNQDSEDVSEKDAPVCDGDKDELLPLEKTQTSGMDPDGALSNLCTSDLTHGSVAHNSPAKYKNLEPALGPAIVLSPCSSRTKGIWSPSASPSTSILKKGQKRLLEEETPSPPVKSRRVSFANPIQQHETADDIDRRSPAVQTSSPRRSKVGNLPQPKLITTPTKGSTIFSPRILRSPGFKSSKKCLISEMSEEPRPVPKDCIYPALVGCSAPVEAVLPQISSSMWSRGFGQLVRARNIKTVGDLSCLTASEIKTLPIRSPKISNVKKALKTYEQQRKGRGLDELKSFVEMEMMTSELEETSTTPNQDDEDKSNETLATELVDQPGPVPTGKDDKHSSVQTPTGVSKAPSGAQWGLLSQLDSLDSEMTSPLLNQCSPQQLLDVHQRLTGLTRRVVLEMSVRLGAAQERP, from the exons CCGCCTCAGTGGAGAGGAAGGTCGCCAGTTTCTCCCAGCAGTTGAAAAGTACTTTTCCCGTCTGGGTGCGGCCATCTTG GCCCACGTCAGCAGCCCACACGCCGAGCTGAGCCAAGCGGCCCTGCAGGCGTTGGGGTTTTGTCTCTACCATTCGCACGTCGTCTCGCAAGTTTCCG AAACCTTGGCCGCCGATATCCTGTCCGCACTTTGCTCGGTGGTTTCCAATTCTACGGAGAAGAACACCTGCACCCGGGCATTGTGGGTCATCTCCAAACAAAGCTTCCCCACCGATGTGGTGGGCAAAAAA GTCCCGTCTATCCTGGCGACACTGGAGAGTATTTGGAGCAAAGGCGACGTCCAGTCTGTGGTGATGGAACATGAGGCTTTGAACGTGATCATTAG GCTGCTGGACCAGGTCCCTGTGCAGATGGGCGAAGCCACGGTGTGCTGGGCCAAGCTTGTCATCCCCCTGGTGGTGCACTCCGCCCCCAAAGTGCGTCTGCGGGCAGCGGCCGCCATGGAGATGAGCctgccgctgctcctccaaaagCAGATGGAGGTGGCCGCCGTCATGGAGCCTCTCATGTCCACG AAGCTGATCCCGGAGTTGCAGAAGCTTTTCATATCAAAGAATGAAACGAACGTCCTGAAGCTCTGGTCGTTGTTTGTCAAACTTCTTGGCAAG ATGTTACATCGTGGCGGTCCCTTTATCAACTCTCTGCTCCACCTGGAGGAGCTGGGTTTTCGCAGCTCGTCTCCCACCGTCAAGAAGATCGCCTTCATCGCCTGGAAAAGTCTCATCGACAACTTTGCCCTCAACCCAG ACATCCTGTGCAGCACCAAGCGCATGAAGCTTCTCTTGCAGCCCCTCATGTCCATCAATGTCAAGACGGAGGCGCTGATGCTCACCAAGGTGGAGGTGTGGTGGTACCTGGTGGTCCAGCTGGGCCCAAACCTGTTCCCTCACTTTGATCAG GTGTCGGTTCCTCTGCTGCAGTACACCATTGGATCGGACTCCTCGGCGCAGGGCACCCCCGCTAGAGGAGCTGGTCAGAATGGCGTTGCTCACCCCAAAACTG CGGGCTTGAACAGCAGCCTACGACTCAGCATGAACTCCAGCTTGCAGGTGCCCTCCGCCTTCCCCTCCATCCAGCTGCTGGGCCTGGAGATGCTGCTGCACTACTTCCTGGGAGCCGAGGTTGTCGCCACGGCGGCCAAGAACAAGCTGGTGCTGACTCTCG AACCTTTAAAACATTCTCTCTTGAGCGCTGCCTGTTCCTTCAGCAAACATGCTGCTGTGCTCATCTCCAGCATCAAAGATGGATTCAGCAACGTCGGCAAGGAAGCTCCAG AGTCACTTTTGGCACTTCTATGGAATCATCTTGTCCATTTTGTCAGCTTATCCACTGAGTCTG GCAGTAAGAAGGACAGGCAGGGCAGTGAAGTCCTGACGCAGATGTTGCAAACCCTCGAGAGCATCATCCGCTCAGAAGCTCTTCCTGCAGATAAAGTCCTG ATACTCTTGGAGGGCACAGTCAAAGGCATCTCCCCTCGCGTCCTGGGCTCTGCCGCCTACCAAGTGGGCAAGATGGACGTGCTCAAT gGAACGCCAGCGCTTTTTCTCATTCTCCTCCTCTTCGACAGCAGTATGCTGGCGGCCTACATCGAGGACGCCAG GTTTTACCACTGCCTCAAGACGCTGGTGGGCTGCGGCCTATCGGGCCCCACCTCCCCGTTGGCGTTTGGCGAGGCGGTGCTGGGTGCCATAAATCGCAGCGCTGCCTGCGTGCAAAACAAAGAGCACCTGCTGAGGATGTGGAGCGCAATGGTCGGCCCGCTGACAGACACCATAACGCAG TCGAATGAAGTCAACCAAGGAGACGCCTTGGAGCACAACTTCAGCGCCATGCACTCCGCCTTGTTGTTCCCCGTCACGCACCTGCTGAGTGGGACGCCTCTGGAGCAG GCGTCCCAGAAGTCCATGCTGTCCACGTGGTCTAAACTCTACAAGGTGTTTGCACGCTGCTCTTCTTTGGTGGTCACTGCCGAAGAAAATGTGTGCTGTGAAGAATTCTGTGCCAAGATGGCCACTACGGTGGATCGGGAGACTTTGATG TGTCCATCCTCACTGATGGCGACTTCTTGCATCCTGCACGTCATGGTGGAATGTGTGGACTTCTCTCCGTACTCACCACACTTTCAGCAGAAGTTAAAGT CTCCCCACACTCCAGGAACCTGGAATAAGAAGAAAAGCAAGGCTCTCGGGAACTTGTCCACCTTGGAGGCCCTGCTGGTTCAGTGTCTGGATGCATACCTGGCTGGCCAGGAGGAGGTTCCGTCCGAGAGCACGGGCACTGCACTGCTCTCCATCTTGTCCGCCCTCTTCACCAACCTGGTGCTTGGTCAAACCGTCAAGGAGGTGCTCACTTCCTCCATCCAGCCTCTCGCCGTCCTCTATCAGAAAACAAATGGAGAGCTGCCCGAGTTCACATCACAGATTCTTATCAAG ATGGAGAAGCTTGTGAGCGAGATCTTGAACTGCATCCAGAGCTGCTCTACTCTGGCTTATGACGACGACCTCCTGGCTCTGCTTTCTCCATTGCTTTGTGTGCTCTTCTCGCACAAAAACAAGCAGCACCGCACAGCCGTCACACACTTCTGGAATTCCACCTTCGCCAACACCATCAGCCTGACGTATCCGGAGAAGCTcag ACCCATCCTGGCTCAGGTGAAGCAAAAGACTCCAATCATTCTTCCTGGGTTTGAAGCCATCAGTGGTCCTGATGATCTCAGTGGACAGTATTCT AGCGAGAGTTCCCAGTTAGAAACCATACTCAGCGGTGTCCCAATCGCCTCCACAGGGAAGAGGGACTCTCTCCAGGGAAAGTCTGCTGTGGCAAACGACCAAAGCTACATCAAGACCTCCAAACTGGTCTCC ACAAAGCTGGACTTTGGCTCCCCGAAGGTTCCCCGCAGGGAGGTCTTGGAAGAGGAAGCTTCTGTTGATTTTGTCTTCATTCCTCCTGAAACAAAGGAGAGAGTTTTAACAGAGCACCAAAAGGAAGTCAAAAGGACCAAAAG GGTGGACATACCTGCTATGTACAACACCCTCGATGCTTCTTTGGATACCACCGTTTTCACTCAGTACACACAAAGTCAGGAAGACTCTGT GGGCCAGCCACCAACTGAAGAAGCTGTTGCCCAGGAAACTCCTGAAAAG GGTACCGAGTCGAGTGAGGTTTCTGACATTCAAAGAAAGGACTCTCAGGACTTTGAAGCTTTCGAGAAAAAGTCAGAGGAGGAGCCGGAGATGATACCTGAGTCGACCGATTTTTCCATAGAGGACGATGCCAAGAGTGATGTCATAGCTGAAGATACAAGTGCACAGCCAGCAAAGATGACCAGTCCCAACACGCCAGTCTCTGGAACTCCTCAGAAGTCCAGCAGTGGTAGTAGACGTCAGAACTTCATTACTTTGGAGAAGTATGCAGAGGGAAAGCCTGCGAGCCCCAGCACTGTGTCCACTTTCACAGGATCCCGAGTTAAGACCTCTAATAGCCAGGAACCCTCGACAAACTCAGATAGTCTTTCTCCTGAGGCATCCCAAAAAGTAAGTCTGCAAAACTCTGAGAGTGTCTGTGAGAAGACCCTAAAATGTCCAGTGAGTGAAATCCAAGAGTCCCCTCGAAGGCCCAAAGAGGATGGTGAAAGGCTAGTCAAGCCTGTCAGGTTGACTGAGAGGCTTACGAGTGATGAAACTGTAGATGAAGATGTCATTCCAGACACGCAGACTGAGGATGCGCTCATGGTTAATCCTGCAGAGACCTTTACCTCAATGGATGTGACACCTTCAGATTTAAACGCGGATTTTATAGAGACTCTTGATGATTCCCAGTTGTCTGAAAGCCTGACCTCTCCCAGTGATACAAACATGAATTCTAAAGAGACACTTGTTGATTTGCAGTCAACCATTTCTCAGAGTGAGCAGAGACGACAAAGCCGCAGACCAAGTAAGCATCTACTCCCTGAAGAAGAGCCAGTGAAGTCACACATGTTGTCAAACAGACCAAATACCAGAGGCAAGATAGCCAGCGAGAAGGTCACTGCGAGACTACGGAAGAGGTCTCAGAGGGACAGCGGGTCAGACAAAATGAACTCTCCAGCCCGATCACACAAGAAAGTTAAGCTATATAGCAGTTCGTTGGAGTTCCTCATTAAACCAGAAAACAAAAGTAGAAGCAGCAGATTCCAAAATTCGAGTCAAACATACGACCAGGCGGACTCTCCGTCTGAGTCAAGCCATTCTCAGAGAAAGAGCAGCCGGTCTCGTAAATCTTTAACAGAGCCTGATGAGAATAATATGAATGCAGAGTCTGTGAAAAAATCCAAGCCAGCTGGCTTACTGTCAGATACCCAGTCTGATTCTGAAAGCCAATCACAACAAAGACGCCGCCAGTCTTCTAAATTATTACGCGAGCCCAAAGAGAAGGGTCTTGCGGAGCCTGAACCAATGTCTGAAAAAGTGCCAAGTCAAACTGCCTTAAATCCAGACAGCCAGTCTGATTCTGAAAGGTGTCGTCAGTCTTCAAAATCCTTACTGCTGTCTGAAGAGGGGGATCTCCAGAAGCCAGAGAAAGTTTCTGGTCAAAGtgacttacaagcagacaccctGAATGTTTCCGAATTGCAAGAACAAAATGATCGGCCTGACAAATTTGTATTGGAGCCTAAGGAGGAGAGTCTTAACGGGCATGACACTACATCTGCCAAAATGTCCAGTCAGACTGATTTTAAATCAGATAACCAGTCTAATTCTGAAAGTCAGACACAGAACCATCTTCGCAAACCTTCTAAATTACTGCAGCAGATACTGGAGAAAGGCTATTTAAAGACGGAGTCTGAATCAGGAGATTTTGGCACAGACCTTAAAATAGTCTCACCCCAAACGGATGACCAATCCCAAGAATGCGATCTTGTTGAGCAAAGCAAAACCACTGAAGGAGATTCTCAGATTGCTTCCTCAACTTGTGGTGAGTTTCAAGATGCGGTGAGCACACCAAAGGGTGATTTAAAGATGGTTGAGCCTGAAGAACTTAGTCAAGATTCCCAAAAGATCATGCCAGCGTCCACTAAAACACCAACTCTAAAAACATGCAGAAGACCAAGTAAGGCATCTTCAGAGGACAGCGATAAAAGTGAACTCAGGACTTCATACAGgaagaaaaatatgtttagttcTCAAGAAAATGCTTTGTCAGAGGCTAGGAGTGAAGGTAGGCAACGGAAGAGCAAGGTTGCTTGTTCTTGTACTTCAGAAAGCTCCCAGTCATTGGCTGGTGCAGCATCCACTGAGTCCTCTCCATCGAGGGGCAGATATTCACGGCGACAGTCTTCTACTACTGAATCATCTGAGTCAGAATTGTCACAGACCAGGAAACATCCTTCACTGCCCACAGAGAGTCGTAGGAAATCCAGACTATCGCCAAATGCTCTGAAATCACTTGAAAAAGTGGGTATAAAGGATTCTGCAACTCCAGAAACGTTGAAAACCACTAAAGTAGAATATGGTGATTTATCAAAAAGCTTAGAGTCTTCATTTTATGAATCACCAGAGACTTTGGACATCTCCAAAGAAAGACAGATAGACAATACTGAAGCAGAGCCTGAAACTGCACAGAGTCCACTCATTGTGTCACCGCGCAAGAAGCGGAGCAGTCGAAGAGTCTCTGGAACCAAAACTCATGCGTCTTTAGAAGAACAGCAGCAGTTGGAATCCGAAATGATAAACTCAGAAGAACTCCCTACCCAGCAGAGTCAGGAGGACATGCTTTGTGAGACTTCTGCTGCAGACACACCAGCTCCTCCCAGTGAGTCCCAAGAGAAGTTGCAGGAGGAGAGGATAGCTGAGGTGGTTGAACCTGTAAAGGATTTTGATTCCAGTCATCATGAAGACGCAGTTGCTCCAGCCGTGGAGGAACCTAACAGTTCCACTGTTGGACTAGTCCAAGAAGAAGGTTCAATAGTAGTTGATGTTGAGGAAAATTCCCCAAACCAGGACTCGGAAGACGTATCAGAAAAAGATGCCCCTGTGTGTGATGGTGATAAAGATGAACTGTTGCCCTTAGAGAAAACCCAGACCTCAGGCATGGATCCAGATGGTGCTCTAAGCAATCTTTGTACATCCGACTTAACACACGGCAGTGTCGCCCACAATTCGCCAGCAAAGTATAAGAATCTGGAGCCTGCGTTGGGGCCAGCCATAGTCCTGAGTCCCTGCAGTAGCAGGACAAAGGGCATCTGGTCGCCATCTGCCTCACCGTCGACGAGTATCCTGAAGAAAGGCCAAAAGAGACTCCTTGAGGAGGAGACACCCTCACCTCCAGTGAAG TCCAGGCGTGTGTCTTTTGCGAATCCAATCCAACAACACGAGACTGCGGACGACATTGATCGCCGCAGCCCTGCCGTCCAAACCAGCTCCCCTCGAAGATCCAAAGTTGGCAACCTCCCACAGCCCAAA TTAATCACGACGCCAACAAAGGGCTCGACGATCTTCAGTCCCAGGATTCTTCGGAGTCCAGGTTTCAAGAGCTCTAAGAAATGCCTG ATTTCTGAGATGAGCGAGGAGCCCCGCCCCGTTCCCAAAGACTGCATTTACCCAGCCCTGGTTGGCTGCTCTGCACCTGTAGAAGCTGTGCTGCCGCAGATATCCTCCAGCATGTG GTCTCGTGGTTTCGGTCAGCTGGTGCGAGCGCGCAACATTAAAACAGTCGGCGACCTCAGCTGTCTGACCGCCAGTGAGATCAAGACGCTTCCTATTCGCTCCCCAAAGATCTCCAACGTTAAGAAGGCACTCAAGACCTACGAACAACAG CGTAAAGGAAGAGGCCTTGACGAGTTGAAAAGTTTCGTTGAGATGGAGATGATGACCTCAGAACTGGAAGAGACCAGCACAACTCCCAACCAGGATGATGAAGACAAGAGCAACGAAACTTTGG